AATAAGGGTTAATAATCTGTTGGCCATGTGAAGGGTGCCTGGGGGAGCAGGTCCTGGAGACGCGGCTTCCCCCCGAAGCTCCCCGCTCCTCGTCGGCGCTGCGAATTGGCACAGGGCGCGTGTTGACAGATTCCAGGAGGATTGCGAACGTCCTGCAGCTTCAGACGCGTCTGCGCTCTcgcccagcctggctggggatcccggccccggcccgctctGCCGGGACGGCTTCTCTGCCTCCAGGACAGCCGGGCTGGCTTCAGGCTGCCTGCGGGGAGAGGCTGAGCGGGGCCCTCCAAATCCCACCCCCCCACATAATTCCACTTGCCAGGCGAAGGGAAGTTTGTGTGGCTGGGGAGGTCCCACCATGTCCCAGGGTGATCCTGAGGGGCAGAGCGCACTCCCCGGCTTCTCCTCCCCGCTGTGAACCATCACCGAGCGGGTGGTTTACCCCTCAGCCCAGGACATGGTCCCTGGCATGGTGACAGGGCACATCAGCCACCTCCAACATGGGGCCATAGATTTAaatcccccttcccttcttgcaATAAGAGATGGGGGGaagaaatgtgcattttattttttttaagtcatccTTCAAGGAGTTGGGTGCTTTGTGGCTGCTCTTGTTAAAGCCTTGCTGTCCCTTTGTCCCCAGGCCAGACCCACGGGCCACCCaccccacccaccacccccaaaaccgACCTCCACCACAGCAGCAAGCAGGAACTGAAGCATGAGGGCCGCCGCCTCGTGGAGAGCGGCCGCCAGAACATTGACTTCAGCAACGTGGACATCTCGGAGCTGAGCAGCGAGGTCATCAACAACATGGAGACCTTCGACGTGCACGAGTTTGACCAGTACCTGCCGCTCAACGGCCACGCTGCCATGCCGGCCGACCACGGCCCCAACGCCGCTGCCGGCTCCTATGGCGCGTCCTACTCCCACTCGGCCACGGGCACCGGTGGGACCAACCAGGTCTGGACTCACAAAAGCCCGGCCTCGGTGTCGCCATCCTCCGCTGACTCGGGCCAGCAAAGGCCACACATCAAAACGGAGCAGCTGAGCCCCAGCCACTACAGCGACCAGTCCCACGGCTCCCCCGCGCACTCCGACTACGGCTCCTACAGCGCCCAGGCTTGTGCCACCACCGCCTCCACCGCCACGGCCGCCgcctccttctccagctcccagTGCGACTACACAGACCTCCAGAGCTCCAACTACTACAACCCCTACCCTGGCTACCCCTCCAGCATCTACCAGTATCCCTATTTCCACTCCTCCCGCCGTCCCTACGCAACACCCATCCTCAACGGCTTGTCCATCCCACCGGCTCACAGCCCCACCGCTAACTGGGACCAGCCAGTCTATACGACCCTGACGAGGCCTTAAAGGATGCGTGGAGCCCCCGAGGGCTTCCCCGACTTATGCACTAATGAAGGAATGAAGACGAAGAGTGTGGAGTGCCGCGATAGTTTCCGAAGTGCCTCCTGAGCCACTGGGAACTCTGCTCGTTGTGACTGGATGTCCCCTTGCTTCAAAACTCTCCAAAAGGACAGAgctctatttttctttaatacaatttaaaaaaaatttaaaaaaaaaataattaaaaaaaaaaaggaccggCGATTCCTTTTGAATAAATGAAGGACAAAACCATTCGACTCCTCTGTGAGGACTGAACTGAATTTACTCGTCGTGGAAGTTGACAAGTGCAAAAGTGGagcaggggggtgggaagggggcggggggggagaaaaaaaacaaaaaaacaaaaagctgtttgAGACTTTAAGGGTCTATTGCAATGTGAGGAACGGACCAACCTTGAGGGCAAGAACTCACTCGGACCAACGCGGATGAAACCTGAAAACCCGGCTATTCCGTGTAACAATCTCGTGGGAACAAACGAGTCTGGTGGGACCAACCAATTAAAtgtctgaagtgttttttttaGTCAAGAGTTCTTCTAAGCAAGGTTTGGCTGTAattaacattttggtttttttttggaagcttaaagtgtttttgttttttttttttaaaatctgttaaatatgtatttatgttctgtattattttgtcttttaattaatGAAGTAATTTTGTGCAAAAAGtagaattttaaaagattttaaagatggggtggggagggagcatAAAAATAGTGGAGATGATACAATAAAATGGTGTTATGAGTCTATAGATTTTcgttggtttttgggttttttcattttgaacCGCTGCAGCAGTCGTGTTTGAGAGAGGGACTGAATGAATCTGCCCATCGCAGACCTGGTCACCAACAGGAAACTCAAGTGGGAATGTAAAATAACGAGGGGGGGAAGTTACTAATTCAATTGGGAGGCTAAAATGACTGCAAAAAGGAGCAGGTGATTTTTCTGGCTACCTGCTTTTGGGCGTTAAAATTGGATTTAATGCATTGCAGAGTGTTTGTACACTTTCAGAACCAGGACTACTTTATAGGAAGATGtaatttaatgagaaattatCAACTTCTGCTTGAATTTTGGCTTCTAGGGACCAGATATCATCCATCAAGCTGTGAAACTAAAATCTTCTCCACTAAAAAATTTTTAGGTACTTAGTTTTAGACTAATATTTCATTGATATATTTCTACTTCTTCCATTGTATGCTGAGCATATAATAACCATCTATTTTATGGTAACTTGTGCCTTTAAAAACTTTGTAAAtctaaaaacacatttcagaggTTATCATCTTTTTACCTTTTCTACGTTTCCTactctttttctaaaaatattttttgcatatttcCTTTTGGGGacgtgggggtgggggaaaatacagaaaactcatttttatGCAATCTATTTTTCTGTATAAAGTTTGAAAGACTTTGGCTGTTACTTATCTGTTCTCTTCACTAGCTTCTGACTAAGCAATGCTAACTTTTGTACAGATCAatttgataaaattaaaaattgctttttatcAAGTACgtgttatgttttctttctgcttgagcttatttctgtgctgaaaaacGTGGAGAACAGCTTTGAAGGAGACAGGCTATTCAGAATAAAATGTGTTGACcaaggttttcctttttcctaatgtcttggggttttttggttgtgtgtttttttttaacttgctctCTTTCCCTGTAATAAATGGCATCTTACtatgagatttttaatttttttttttttactttgagaagTATATTTCCACACCCATAATCCCAAGGATTTCGTAGGATTTCATTGAGACTGTTCACATGAGTAAGGGTTTGCAAGGTCAGACTACATGGTTTTAGACCAAGTTCATTTTATTCTGTACAGCACGTAGGAATTTTACAGtaacaaattctgttttctggTTGGTGAGCCCATGTAAATACCTCTTAATTATGATAGCAACAAAATTATATGTTGCATTtagtgggtttgtttttgtttttttttaaatacagtcatTAAAATAGTTacatttgtgacttttttttttgcttatataaACGAAGTTGCAGTTTGGTTTCACTGCTTCAGACAAACCAGTGCAAGATTTTCAGGCTGGGCCCTAATTGGGAGGAAAGGGTTGGGATTAGGGAAATTCAGCTGCCTCTGCCTGAGAAATGCGCTCAGGACTTGGTTGCAGTGCAGCCCTGTGGAAAATGTTTTAACATGGGGAAAATAAATGTG
This portion of the Strix uralensis isolate ZFMK-TIS-50842 chromosome 16, bStrUra1, whole genome shotgun sequence genome encodes:
- the SOX8 gene encoding transcription factor SOX-8 translates to MLNMTEEHDKALEAPCSPAGTTSSMSHVDSDSDSPLSPAGSEGLGCAPAPAPRPPGAAPLGAKVDAAEVDERFPACIRDAVSQVLKGYDWSLVPMPVRGNGSLKAKPHVKRPMNAFMVWAQAARRKLADQYPHLHNAELSKTLGKLWRLLSENEKRPFVEEAERLRVQHKKDHPDYKYQPRRRKSVKAGQSDSDSGAELSHHAGTQIYKADSGLGGMADSHHHGDHTGQTHGPPTPPTTPKTDLHHSSKQELKHEGRRLVESGRQNIDFSNVDISELSSEVINNMETFDVHEFDQYLPLNGHAAMPADHGPNAAAGSYGASYSHSATGTGGTNQVWTHKSPASVSPSSADSGQQRPHIKTEQLSPSHYSDQSHGSPAHSDYGSYSAQACATTASTATAAASFSSSQCDYTDLQSSNYYNPYPGYPSSIYQYPYFHSSRRPYATPILNGLSIPPAHSPTANWDQPVYTTLTRP